In Rhizorhabdus phycosphaerae, the genomic stretch CGGCGCCACGCTCAACATGGAGCTGACCGCCGACATCGGTAAGGGCTATGTCACTGCGGCGGCGAACCGTCCGGTCGACGCCCCGATTGGCCTGATCCCGGTCGACGCGCTCTACTCGCCGGTCCGCCAGGTGGCGTACAAGGTCGAGAACACCCGCGTCGGGCAGGAGCTGGACTATGACAAGCTTACGCTGACCATCGAGACCGACGGCACCGTGACCCCGGAAGACGCGCTGGCCTATTCGGCACGCATCCTCCAGGACCAGCTGCAGCTGTTCGTCCACTTCGACGACGGCATGGCGATCACCGCTCCGGCAACCGGCGGCAGCACCGCCGGCAGCACCGCGGGCGAGCCCGAGGGCGACGCGAACCAGCTCAACCGTTACCTTCTCAAGAAGGTGGACGAGCTCGAGCTCAGCGTCCGTTCGGCCAACTGCCTCAAGAACGACAACATCATCTACATCGGCGATCTGGTCCAGAAGACCGAGGCCGAGATGCTGCGCACGCCGAATTTCGGCCGCAAGTCGCTCAACGAGATCAAGGAAGTCCTCGCGTCGATGGGGCTCCGCCTGGGCATGGAAATCCCGGGCTGGCCGCCTGAGAATATCGAGGAAATGGCCAAGAAGCTCGAACAGGAATTCTGACGCTTTGGGGAGGGAGACCTCCCCATTTCGTCATGAAGGGGTGAGGGGCGGCGCCCTTGGAAATTGCCGCCTGGCTTGGGGTACCTTGAACGGCCCCCTGACAAACGAAGGAAAATATCATGCGCCATCGCGTAGGCGGTCGTAAGCTTCAGCGGACCGGATCGCATCGTCTCGCCCTGTTCCGCAACCAGTCGGCGGCCCTGATCAAGCATGAGCAGATCATGACCACCCTCGCCAAGGCGAAGGAGCTTCGCCCCTATGTCGAGAAGCTGGTCACGCTGGCGAAGAAGGGTGGCCTCGCCAACCGTCGTCTCGCCCATGCCCGTCTTCAGGACGACGCGCAGCTGAAGAAGCTGTTCGACGTTCTGGCCGAGCGTTATGCGTCGCGCAACGGCGGCTATACCCGCATCATCAAGGCCGGCATCCGTGCTTCGGACGCGGCCCCGATGGCGATCATCGAGTTCGTCGATCGTGACGTTTCCGCCAAGGGCCAGGACTCCGGTCCGGTTGTCGGCGACGACGACATGGCCGACGCGGCCTGATCCTGGGCGGTTTCCCCCGGGAAGCCGAACATATCGCATTGAAAAGAGAGCCGCGGGCGTTACGCTCGCGGCTCTTTTTCTTTGTGTGCGGAGAGGGCGTTTCCGGATGGTGTCGAGGATCGTGCGGGCGTCGCTGGGTGCAGCGGGGCTCCTTCTCTGCCTGTCCGGACCAGCCCGTCTCGCCGCTGCGGAGCCCAGCGTGACCTATCCCGAAACGCGCAGCCAGCCGATCGTCGAGGAGATGTTCGGCGAACGGATCGCCGACCCCTATCGCTGGCTCGAGCGCGACGTCCGCACCGATTCCGAAGTGGCCGACTGGGTGGAGGCGCAGAACGCGACCACGCAGCGCTATCTCGGCTCGCTGAAGGGGCGCGATGCGCTGCGCGCCCGGCTGAAGCAGCTGTGGGACTATGAACGCAGCGGCGTGCCCCGCAAGCGCGGCGGCCGCTATTTCCACACCTATAATAGCGGCCTGCAGAACCAGTCGGTGCTGATGGTGCGCGACGATCTGAAGGCCAGCCCCAGGCTGTTGCTCGATCCCAATGGCTGGTCGAAGGACGGCGCCACCGCGCTCGACGAATGGCGGCCTTCCAATGACGGGCGCTTCGTCCTCTATTCGGTGCAGGACGGCGGCAGCGACTGGCGCACGCTGCGCGTGATCGATGCGACGAGCGGGCGGGTCCTGCCCGACGAGATACGCTGGGTGAAATTCTCGACGCTCGCCTGGGATGGTCGTGCCGAAGGCTTCTTCTATTCGCGCTTTCCCGAGCCGAAGCTGGCTGCCGCCTTCCAGCAGCTCAACCTGCACCACCAAATCTATTATCATCGCCTCGGCACGCCGCAGTCCGAAGACCGGCTGATCTACGCCACGCGCAGCCGTCCGCGCCTGAACCATCATGCCGAGACGACGCAGGACGGCCGCTATCTGCTGATCACCTCGAGCGAGGGGACCGACGAGCGTTACGCACTGACGCTGTTCGACCTCTCCGACCCGGAGCTCAAGCCCCGCCGCCTCGTGCGCGGCTTCACCGATGAATGGGCGCTGGCGGGCAGCATCGGCGACAGGCTCTATTTTCGGACGAATTTTCAGGCGGCGCGCCAGCGCCTGGTGATGCTCGACGTCTCACAGACGCGCCCGCGCCCGGTCGAGGTCGTGCCGCAGGGCACCGACACGCTGGTCGGGGCGTCGCTCGTCGGCAGCCGGCTGATCCTCGCTTATCTCGGTGATGCGAAGACCGAGGCGGTGCTGTACGAACTCGACGGCCGCCCGGTCGGGCCGATCAAGCTCCCCGACATCGGCACCGGCGCGGGCTTTGGCGGGCGGGCAGGGGATCCGGAGACCTTCTTCAGCTTCTCCAGCTTCGCCACCCCCTCGACCATCTACCGCTTCGACACGTCGACCGGAAAGATGGAGCCGTTCATCAAGCCGAGGCTCAGCTTCGATCCCGACGAGTTCGACGTCGACCAGAAATTCTTCCGCTCGCGCGACGGCACCGAGGTGCCGATGTTCGTCGCCCGTAAGAAGTCGACCCCGCCGGGCGCTCCAGCGCTGCTTTACGGCTATGGCGGCTTCAACGTGGCGATGACGCCGACCTTTTCACCGGCTGTGCTCGACTGGATGGAGATGGGCGGGGTTTATGCCGTCGCCAATCTTCGTGG encodes the following:
- a CDS encoding prolyl oligopeptidase family serine peptidase, with product MVSRIVRASLGAAGLLLCLSGPARLAAAEPSVTYPETRSQPIVEEMFGERIADPYRWLERDVRTDSEVADWVEAQNATTQRYLGSLKGRDALRARLKQLWDYERSGVPRKRGGRYFHTYNSGLQNQSVLMVRDDLKASPRLLLDPNGWSKDGATALDEWRPSNDGRFVLYSVQDGGSDWRTLRVIDATSGRVLPDEIRWVKFSTLAWDGRAEGFFYSRFPEPKLAAAFQQLNLHHQIYYHRLGTPQSEDRLIYATRSRPRLNHHAETTQDGRYLLITSSEGTDERYALTLFDLSDPELKPRRLVRGFTDEWALAGSIGDRLYFRTNFQAARQRLVMLDVSQTRPRPVEVVPQGTDTLVGASLVGSRLILAYLGDAKTEAVLYELDGRPVGPIKLPDIGTGAGFGGRAGDPETFFSFSSFATPSTIYRFDTSTGKMEPFIKPRLSFDPDEFDVDQKFFRSRDGTEVPMFVARKKSTPPGAPALLYGYGGFNVAMTPTFSPAVLDWMEMGGVYAVANLRGGGEYGKAWHDAGRLDRKQNVFDDFIAAGEYLIASGISAKGKLAAMGRSNGGLLVGAVVNQRPDLFAAANPAVGVMDMLRFTKFTAGRYWIDDYGDPAKEEDFHVLRGYSPYHNIRDGVDYPAILVTTADTDDRVVPGHSFKYAAALQSASIGPRPHLIRIETRAGHGSGKPTDKVIDEYADLWAFLGHWTGLKLPE
- the rplQ gene encoding 50S ribosomal protein L17, giving the protein MRHRVGGRKLQRTGSHRLALFRNQSAALIKHEQIMTTLAKAKELRPYVEKLVTLAKKGGLANRRLAHARLQDDAQLKKLFDVLAERYASRNGGYTRIIKAGIRASDAAPMAIIEFVDRDVSAKGQDSGPVVGDDDMADAA
- a CDS encoding DNA-directed RNA polymerase subunit alpha, with the translated sequence MAVNAKNWQELKKPNGLEKKSGGDGKRKATFVAEPLERGFGLTLGNSLRRVLLSSLQGAAVTSIKIENVLHEFSSLAGVREDVTDIVLNVKQIALRMQGDGARRLQLSATGPAEVTAGMIATPGDIEVMNPELVICHLDDGATLNMELTADIGKGYVTAAANRPVDAPIGLIPVDALYSPVRQVAYKVENTRVGQELDYDKLTLTIETDGTVTPEDALAYSARILQDQLQLFVHFDDGMAITAPATGGSTAGSTAGEPEGDANQLNRYLLKKVDELELSVRSANCLKNDNIIYIGDLVQKTEAEMLRTPNFGRKSLNEIKEVLASMGLRLGMEIPGWPPENIEEMAKKLEQEF